From Toxorhynchites rutilus septentrionalis strain SRP chromosome 2, ASM2978413v1, whole genome shotgun sequence, a single genomic window includes:
- the LOC129766496 gene encoding putative gustatory receptor 28b, producing MAKLTSKVTDSSSSTGDSYLIVKPVYYMAKLVGLWPQTLRRSSPGFTVRWIIYLMVEYSFIGYCIYVNSSVPLWRQYMSKIGSGILLYGLQIHIIHGLIMAIVMSICNLIQHKNKWSFLELNEEVAAILARDFYVNFPFNTRKLLLYGVVVGQNALLLTVILGYYYILAFQLKIKTKLLYVSYYIVNMTSLIFTIEYVSLVFAVKARLVTINRLLKQFITAKKNLTMNIDAKIPTIAYDEIFTIYNKPKEDSNRIKDIRQNKFSFKYHTKIFRKLKFSNLFSFDDIVINQNKINYNSSSMKIIKFIEKLSGLHYKTCQAIQLLNRIYSFQLMLQFGAMFLFLVFGLFALYKAFNVNSAPFKLMATANGFWIIYYLLTILMIINTMSSTVDTCYETGDIVHQIIRCKQNTFSNEVIEKLSMFSLQLKMRDVSFSCGLFRFDWPLFASILAAIVMYLVFLIQFDVSPIQDVAQGTIEEQQG from the exons ATGGCGAAGTTAACATCGAAAGTTACGGACAGCTCGTCCTCAACTGGGGATTCATATCTAATAGTTAAACCCGTTTACTATATGGCAAAATTAGTAGGTCTTTGGCCTCAAACTTTAAGACGATCTTCACCTGGTTTTACTGTCCGGTGGATCATCTATCTCATGGTCGAGTATAGTTTTATCGGATATTGCATCTACGTAAATAGCAGTGTTCCTTTGTGGAGACAATATATGAGCAAAATTGGTTCCGGTATTCTACTATATGGCTTACAAATTCATATTATACACGGCTTAATAATGG CCATCGTTATGAGCATTTGCAATCTGATACAGCACAAAAATAAATGGTCATTTTTGGAATTGAATGAGGAAGTTGCCGCCATACTAGCAAGAGACTTCTACGTTAATTTTCCCTTCAACACTCGAAAATT ATTGCTGTACGGTGTTGTAGTCGGGCAGAACGCCTTACTTCTAACTGTAATTCTAGGTTATTATTACATATTAGCGTTTCAGCTGAAAATTAAAACCAAACTGCTATATGTATCGTACTACATTGTTAATATGACATCTCTCATATTCACAATAGAATATGTTTCACTAGTTTTTGCCGTTAAAGCAAGGCTAGTGACAATAAACAGACTGCTGAAACAGTTCATTACTGCAAAGAAGAATTTAACGATGAACATCGATGCGAAAATACCAACGATTGCGTACGATGAAATTTTCACCATTTATAACAAACCAAAAGAGGACTCAAACCGTATAAAAGATATTCGCCAGAAtaagttttcattcaaataccatacaaaaatattccgaaaactaAAGTTCTCCAATCTCTTCAGTTTCGATGACAT AGttataaatcaaaataaaatcaactACAATTCTtcgtcaatgaaaataattaaattcatCGAAAAACTCTCCGGTTTGCATTATAAAACCTGCCAAGCTATTCAGCTTCTTAACAGGATATATTCGTTTCAACTGATGCTTCAATTTGGAGCGATGTTCCTTTTTCTGGTCTTTGGTTTGTTTGCATTATACAA GGCATTCAATGTTAATTCAGCACCGTTTAAATTGATGGCAACGGCGAATGGATTTTGGATCATATATTACCTATTAACAATATTAATGATTATAAATACTATGTCATCAACGGTCGATACCTGTTATGAAACAGGCGATATTGTCCATCAAATTATTCGTTGCAAACAAAATACGTTCAGTAACGAAGTAATTGAGAAG CTTTCAATGTTCTCCTTACAACTGAAGATGCGCGATGTTTCGTTTTCTTGTGGGCTGTTTCGATTTGACTGGCCGCTCTTTGCTTCG aTTCTAGCTGCTATAGTGATGTATCTAGTTTTTCTAATTCAATTCGATGTATCACCAATACAGGATGTAGCCCAAGGAACAATCGAGGAACAACAAGGATAA